The nucleotide sequence ACTACAAGTCGTAACGACTTCTTCCTCTCATGACCAAGAAACAAGCTTGGGCAAATGCATTCACAGCGAAAGTTGCTTtaagattattttatttatttttaaagcaCCCATTTTAGTTAAATGACTATGGAAATGTTAAGCGTATTTATCACATttcgaaaaattaattaaaaaacgtTGCATATTCTTATAAAGAGTTAGACTACGATCGACGTTACCCGTTAAACTCATGATAAATTCAGCTTTCTAGAGCCCTTTCATTTCCAAACACTCACCAAGTATTGACACTTTTATTTCGGTATACCAAACCTTTCTACGATCTCTGACATTAGCGGTGGTCCATTTTCTCACGAGTCGGGTCGATACATAATTGTATGTGGCACCCCCCATCCCCATGCATGAACGGTGATCGAAGTGCCACTTCAAATTTCATACACACCGAACACAAATTTTACCCCTTCTATGTTTGCATGCAGTAGGAGGAGAATCTCGCACTTGCCGACATTATATATCATGGATAATTTCCTTTAATTCGTGTATTTTTTGGTATATCAAAAATACGGTCTTTTGACGTTATTATCttatttaaattataatatttgtattttgataacatatatattaaaattatgATATATCGGCTTCATTAACTACCCATATTATAAAATTAAGAATAACGCCCATTGCGGCTTTTGTTTTTGGTACCTATAAAAATTTATCCTCTAATTCTTCCAAGTCCACGAacattaatttatttctagtaCCATACTATAATTAAGGTCAGTTATCTTAATCACCCTAGTTTCAAGAGAATCAGGTGCGTGGAGTGGAATATAATAATATGTGATCGGCTAGGTGTCCTATTTTTGAATGCTTAAGTTGTAGTTAATTAACCAAATTCGATGTTTACTTCTGATCTGTATACTTGTCAATCTTTattaacattaaacatattttaAGCATATATTCAAGAGAAAGCTATAGTTTTCCAGATGTTGTCATCTATTTAGCTTTTGACatgaatttcttaatttttgattatcggatcgaatgaattgaaaacgATTAaaggataaaaattaacaaaggatgagtaaaaaataaaaataattgtgtAGATAGCACCACTCTTTACAGAAATGTTGATTCATGTTTACTAATCCTTTATTAATCACAATTTGTGATTACTTTATGTAAAGTAATCCATGCATGTAAATAATTGGATGTACGTGATGACACGCACAATTGCATGTGCCCAGTTCTTTTCTGTTTGCTTTTAAATTATAAACCCTCTGTAAACAGCAAGAACACAACGCAAAGTAATGTAATGCCATATTTATTGGCTCCTTCACTttaatttaattacaaatttgagGATTTGCCATTTATAAATTTGGAAACTTGAACAACATCAAATAGATTATCTTTATGATCATATGCATGTGTGAGGGTGTGAGTTGATGACTTAATTTACGGGAACGttctttaattagttttttttttttcattttatattgttttatcGACAAGTAGAAagaatttgagatttttttctaacgttgaaaaaaaataaatgaattagAAAGTCAATAAATAGTTGGCAATGTCAGCTCCAAATTTAACTTCGAGTGTGGCATAACTTCTGTTTATTCACATTATtctgtttatttgttttgaaatttaCTGGGGTTAGCCTAATGGTATAATGATCGGTAGAGTGATGAGTATGAGTATCCTTAATTCAAGGTTTATAACCATCTAATATAACTTTAGAAAAAGATTAGTCCAAATCAAAGATAGTAAAGCTAGCCATCGTGCATGATGAACCATTCAAAACAAATACGGCGGTGAACATGACATTCATCTAACTTTTAAATAAACTCACGAAGGCGAGACTTCATAGTTGAAATGACATAAACATAATGACATAAGATATTACTattcacacacctatttttacttctcacacattcctttcaatttttggtctcggatcgaataaattaaagaagaccaatgaacaaaaattaataagaatgtgtaaaaagtaaaaagaagtaTGTAAATAGCATTACCCAATGACATAATGTATGCTACCGGTATAACCAACCAAGGCTGCTCTTCATCAATAAGAGCCATTGCATTGTTTACACGTGGCAGCCAAATTTGTACTTAACCTCTTGTTTGTCGGACGAAATTGTATAAACAGTACGTTACAATGTGGGActtggattgtttgccctccctATTCCATGCCCTTCCCATGCCCTTCTATATTCTatggtcacgattaagtcacgtcaacattttatattgatttttttatagaaataataaaacaaaaagtaatgagaatataaaatattgacgtggcttaatcgtgacgaCATAAATAAAAGGGCATAAAGAGGGTATGGAataaggagggcagacaattcaGGTCCTACAATGTGAACCAAAACTTTCATTTCTTCTCGTAGAGTCATATGACAATTGACTCACTGAGTATGGTAGTAGGGAAACCTACCAAGGCTGCCCTACACGTGGCAGGTGAATTTATACCTTATATTATGTGGCAAACAAATAACAAATTGTATAAAATATCACGCGTCATTGTGACGGAAAATTTTGATTCATCTcacaataatatataatatttgagTGACTGGTGACGAACAAAATTTAACATGATTAGTGACGATCCGATTGTTAAATTAGTTGGTGCATTCCATTATTGATACTTAAAAGTAAGCAGTTTATCTGTTAACTTTCCAAAAGAAGGTCTAAAGATTATCGAATTTAAGGTCTAAAGATTATGTAATTTTTAGTGTGATCAAATTGATGGAGTTATATTTCACATGTTATATCATATAGATGAATGGTATGTCAGATATGTCCATTTTCTTTTCGGTGAAATGCTTGTTATTACAATATTTAGTACCATATATTAAGTAATTAAGAAGTATCTCACCACATATAAATTCAGAAATCTAAAAGATGCTAGACGTTAGTTAGACTGCCGGCTATAACCTAGCAGCTAGGCAATTTCCACATTTTGGGCCTTGAAGTTGGAGACCGTTGTGATCTCAACTCCGCTAACAAACTTTGGGCTTTTTCCAATTTCCACATTTTGGGCCCAACGACATATATTTCACATTAGGGTTTTAGAGAGTTTGGAACTTTGGAGGCTTTTTCACTTCAACCGCAATACACGTCTATCCTGAGCCTTATAAAAGCAAACacaaattctagggtttttgggaaCACCATTTCGCGCCGCCGCTAGTAGCAGAAAAATAACTCACCGGCGCCATGGGGAGGGTCATCCGAGCTCAGCGTAAGGGTGCGGGTTCCGTGTTCAAGTCTCACACCCACCACCGAAAGGGCCCGGCACGCTTCCGGAGCCTCGACTTCGGCGAGCGCAACGGCTACCTCAAGGGTGTCGTCACCGAGATCATCCACGATCCCGGTCGCGGTGCCCCGTTGGCCCGCGTCAGCTTCCGCCATCCGTTCAGGTACAAGAAGCAGAACGAGCTCTTCGTCGCAGCCGAGGGAATCTACACCGGTCAGTTCATCTACTGTGGGAAGAAGGCCAATTTGGTCGTCGGAAATGTGTTGCCTCTCAGATCGATTCCGGAGGGAGCCGTCGTCTGCAACGTCGAGCACCATGTCGGCGACCGCGGAACCCTCGCTAGGGCGTCTGGTGATTACGCCGTTGTTATCAGCCACAACCCTGACAATGATACTTCCAGGTCTATATGCATCTCTCTCTGTTCATATTATTTCCTCCAGATTCTTGCTGAATTACTATTATATTTGTTAATTGGATTTCGATAATTGGAGTTCAAATATACATTGTGATTGAGATACCAATTTCTCATATGATTGCAATTTGCATGTAGATATGTGATGTCTGATTCAATCACAAAAATTGTATCCCTTTAGCCAATAGTTCGTTCATTTGCCGAACTGGGTTGGGTTTAGTTGTAGGGTTTATCACGCGGTGTGCTGTTGGGTCGGTATTCGAGAGATGAATGATTCTTCTGGAAGAAATTGGTTGCATTGATCTTATGATTCTGGAACTTAAGAAACGAATCTCGGGTTTTATGATTGTTGTTTACAGTACTAATTAATCGAATGTGATTACCACATTCTACTTTTTGCTTTCATTGTGAACAATAGAGAATTTGTTTTTTAACAAGATATGCTTATTTGGTTGTATTGTTGTGAAGATTGTGAAATTAAGAAAGAGAATAGTCAGAATTTATGATTGCTGTTCGTATTACGATTTGTTTCCTTATGTACTGCTTGtcgtaaaaaaaattgaattattgACCCTTCGTGATTGTGAAATCTCATACGCTGAGTAAGGAGTATGTTTATCTGTTAGTTTATGGTATTTTTGAGACGTGTTAACAATTGTGTTTCCACTGGTTCTAACAGGATCAAATTGCCATCTGGTGCCAAGAAGATTGTTCCCAGCGGATGCCGTGCTATGATTGGGCAGGTAGCAGGTGGAGGAAGAACAGAAAAGCCAATGCTCAAGGCTGGTAATGCTTACCACAAGTTCAGAGTGAAGAGGAACTGCTGGCCCAAGGTTCGTGGTGTGGCTATGAACCCAGTCGAGCATCCTCACGGAGGAGGTAATCACCAGCATATTGGACATGCTAGCACAGTCAGGCGTGACGCTCCTCCTGGGCAGAAGGTTGGTCTCATTGCCGCTAGGAGGACTGGTCGTCTCAGAGGGCAAGCTGCTGCCAACATATCTAAGGCAGACAAGTGATGAGATTACATTTTCGTTTATatcatgttttattttatccAAGACTAGTTTGGTGCATTTTGTGGAAGAAGTTTTGTTTGGTTGGATTATTTAATGTTTGTTGCTTAACATACTAAGAGTTAAAAAAATGTTGGTAAATGGGTTAAATATGATCCAAGCTCGATGCCAAATGCGAAAAGTAACTATTGCATAGAATCTAAAGAACGAAAATGTAACAGAGAGATTAGAGAGGAAGCTGAGAGAAAAATTATGTTTGTATTGAATGTATGAAGAGGTCGTGAGaattacagagagagagagagtaagctTTTATAGCTGTGAGCACCACATTACAACAAACTCTGCTGAGCAGCACCACATTACAACAAAGTTGGCAGCACCATATTCCAACAAATTATGCTGAGTTTGCACAAAGTTGGCAGCACCATATTCCAACAAATTATGCTGAGTTTGCACCATATTCCAACAAATTATGCTGAGTTTGGCATTAGTCAATGATAGTCAACAAATCCTAGGGTTTTGGAGTAACACTACTTTTGCATTCGAGGTCGCTAATAACATACATCACCAGCAGAACCATGATAATAATCACCAGAGCTCATCCTAAAGGTGCTAGCTTGTCTTCAAGTACCACAGTCATTACCGTAAAGGTTCAACCACATTCACTACTGTAAAGGTTCAACCTTCTTTTGGAGTTGCATTCTTTCATATCCTCAAGGTCGAGGTGGGTGGACTACTAGCCAGATAGTAATGGGTTTGGATGGTGGCTATGAACAATGTACATAAATGTCTtttatttatgttgtgttttcttgatAAATAAGAAAGTTCTTTGACATCTCAATAACTGAACCTATaaatttatcattcttttatatgtttaattgcTTCCAATATCTCACCTATTTATGCGTATTGTGGGATGCGTATGATCATTTAAGATTGATGGTGTACATGTTTACTTATATATAACTATCACAATCAATCAATGAAACCATATATCATGTTAATTTCATTACAAAATTTTGCATACCATACCTATGGGCTATGTCATGTTGAAAAATTAGGACTTTAATTGCTATAAAATCACATGAAAAATCTTGAAATAAATCATGCAATTgttgaaaaaagaagaaggtatAATTGCTATGTTTAATAAAAAAGAGAGAGGAAATAATCACGCAATAATTAAGTATACAATTTAATGCATGGACATGAACAACTAATTTAAAAAGAACATGAAAATTGGTCGAGGCAAATGTTTAACATTTCTACGCTGTATTACGATGATAACAATTAATCGACGCTTGTCTTCGAAAGTATAACAACCACAGTCTTATAATAGTCACTCTAAATCACAAAGCTCTAGTAGACATGATTGATGACACGGTTCATTTAACACATTTGTCTTATGTTCTCAGGGAAGAACATTCACGAACCAAAGAGTAGTTGTTATTATTGAAATTTTGAGACATACGATGGAGGCTCCGAAAGAGAGGAAAGGCAACGAATAAGAGAGGGATAATGCGAGAGTTTTGAATTTCagaaagggaattgttattaacacttaaaaaatcttatttggCACTCAAAACCTTcaataattagaaaaaaaaatacacttgtcataagtgtagaatgagatttttagagtgctaataacagttccctttgagaaataagaataaaatatagaAAAGTTGTTACTGTTTATATACACACCAATGCGATAATGCTTGCTTTTGTCACTATAGGGACTTGAGGTTTGCCACCAACGTCTGTGCTCAATCTTTATAACAAACACGAATGTAGTGCTATAATTAAGAGGATATCACCACATATTAATTAGGCTGATCTCCTCTTATGCAATTCTTGTACTACACGAGACAACATCGTACTTTTAACTCTCATATCAGACAACAAAACTAGTTGTCATACAAAATTTATACCTAAAAATTTGAACTCGAATTGAAGGACCCAAACCTTTGCTCGTTATACCAACCTCTTGACTTTGGGCTTTTTCCAATTTCCACATTTTGGGTCGATGTCATATTATTTCACGTTGGGGTTTTAGAGAGTTTGCAGGCTGTTCAGTGTTCACTCACTGCCATATCTCTCCCAAGACCTATAAAACCAAACACAAATCCTAGGGTTTACGGAACACCATTTCGCGCGGCCGCTAGTAGCAGAAAATCACGCGCCGGAGCTATGGGGAGGGTTATCCGAGCTCAGCGTAAGGGTGCGGGCTCCGTTTTCAAGTCGCACACCCACCACCGCAAGGGTCCTGCCCGCTTCCGGAGCCTCGACTTCGGCGAGCGCAACGGCTACCTCAAGGGTGTCGTCACCGAGATCATCCACGATCCTGGTCGCGGTGCCCCGTTGGCCCGCGTCAGCTTCCGCCATCCGTTTAGGTACAAGAAGCAGAACGAGCTCTTCGTTGCCGCCGAGGGAATCTACACCGGTCAGTTCATCTACTGCGGGAAGAAGGCCAATTTGGTGGTCGGGAATGTGTTGCCTCTCAGATCGATCCCGGAGGGAGCTGTCGTCTGTAACGTCGAGCACCATGTTGGGGACCGCGGAACCCTCGCTAGGGCGTCTGGTGATTACGCTGTTGTTATCAGCCACAACCCTGACAACGATACCTCCAGGTCTTTATACATCTCTCTCTGTTCATATTATTTCCTTTTCATTCTTGCTAAATTATTGGGTTATTATATTTGTATACAGATATTAGTGTATTTGTTAATTGGATTTCGATAATTGGAGTTCAAATATTACATTGTTATTGAGATACCAATTTACCAGTTTCTCATATGATTGCAGTTTGCATGTAGACATGTGATGTCTGATTCAATCACAAAAATTGTATCCCTTTAGCTAATAGTATGTTCATTTGCTGAACTGGGGTGGCTttagttttaggttttattatgCGTATGCTTTTTCAATGTAGAACGATAGAGATGAATCGCAAAAATCGTATCCCTTTAGCGAGTAATTTGTTCATTTGCTGAACTGGGTTGGGTttagttttaggttttattatgTGGTACGCAGTTGGGTCAGTTCTCGAACATTTTCTCAATTTGGAGCGAGAGAAACCAATGATTCTTctgaatgaaaaattgaaaatgaattattTTTTGGTTGGATTGATGTTATGATTGTGAAACTTAAAAAGCAAATTCTCGGGTTTTAAAATTGTTGTTTAAAGTACTAATTAATCGAATTTCGTTACCTCATTTTACTTTTCTGCTTTCATTTAGAACAATAGAGAAGTTGGTTTTTAACAagatttttcttatttggttgCATTGTTAAGAAGATTGTGATGATTTCGGACTGTCCATTTTGTTGCTTCATCTACTGCTAGTCATCAAATTTTTTTGGATTATTGAcccttttttattataaaatctTATATGCTGAGTATCTTTATCTGCATAGCGTATGGTATGTTTGAGATTGTTTATCCGCGGAACCCTTGCATTTTAGCTGATATTTTGTGATGGGTTTACGGGTCATCCTTTGAACGTGTTTTTCATTTAGTACTATATAGAAATTGCTAATTTTCTGATAAAGGCCATTATTTGGTTGTATTGtttatatgattgtcattttatgCAAAAACAAATCGAATTTTAAGATTAGATTGCTGTTCACATTGTTAAGTTATCGATTTGATATCCTTATTCTGTATTTTGCTTTCATTCAGAACCAGTTGGGAATTGGTAATTTTTTGGAGTCCTTACTTGGTTGCATCGTTCAGAAGAGTGTGAATCAACCACAAATTGTCCGATATCAAGATTTCTGTTCATAACACTAGCTATTTAAAATATGATTTCTATTTCTATTGTTTTGGTTTATCTTCTGCTTGTCATCGACTCTTATTGAAATATTTTGTCTTTGTGATTGTAAAAGCTTTATGTCTTGACATACTGTTTATTGTATGGGAGACACGTATGAACAATTTTCTGTTTCCACTGGTTCTAACAGGATCAAGCTTCCGTCTGGAGCCAAGAAGATTGTTCCAAGTGGGTGCCGTGCTATGATTGGGCAAGTTGCGGGTGGAGGAAGAACAGAAAAGCCAATGCTCAAGGCTGGTAATGCTTACCACAAGTTCAGAGTGAAGAGGAACTGCTGGCCCAAGGTTCGTGGTGTGGCTATGAACCCAGTCGAGCACCCTCATGGAGGAGGTAATCACCAGCATATTGGACATGCTAGCACAGTCAGGCGTGACGCTCCTCCTGGGCAGAAGGTTGGTCTCATTGCTGCTAGGAGGACTGGTCGTCTCAGAGGGCAAGCTGCTGCGAACATATCTAAGGCAGACAAGTGAAGAGGCTTATGAGGGATTACGTTTTCTTTGTTACCTAAGTTTGCTGTTTTGGGACCGTTTTAATTTATATCGCAGTACTAGATTGGTGCATTTTTGTGCGGTTTGAACCTTTCATGCTTTGATCAAGATATCATGATATTAACATTCAAACGTTTTACTAGTTGTCATCTGGTTCTTGCTTTGTGCTTGTTAATTCTTCAACTGTATGTGAGAGGAGAAAATTGCAAGTGTGGGTGCCGGAGGTTGTGGGCTATGAGTGTGCTGTGAGGCGGTGGGGTCGTTACATGGTGTATGGTGGAGTGATTATGTAGTTGTGTTTGGACGAAAGATCCTCTCCATATCTCATTAGCCGGAGCTTAAGGACCAGGCTATCTCGACTACTCAAATAAAATCCGACGGTCTTCATTAAGTTATTTAGTAGGCCACTTTCTACAAATTAAGGGCTCTGATCTCTCTCTTACACAAACAAAGAGCTCAAATCCTCTGGTCTTAAACCTTCGAACATTAGGGTTCGAAGAGGATCCGAATTCTGTGTTTAGGGTCTGCAGACACGTGGTCCTGAAGTCAGATCTTAgttttagatttgattcttACCAAATCAATTTCATGCCACATGCTTATGGCTAGCCTCAATCTTAGCCCGCCCGTTTGCTTCTTACTATAAATAATATCGTAtgtactgaaaaaaaaaaaagttggtgtTATTGGCTTTAGTCTAGGGTTCGGAGCTTCTCTCAGCGACCCGGAGACCCTTTTAACATTCAGTTTCGCATTTAACCCTACGAAATGCGCAATGTCGATTGTTTTCGGGTCGGGTAGTTTCCACATCATCAATGGTCAAAGATTCAATGAACATTCTGTTCTCTTTTATTTTACTTAGGCCGGAAAATA is from Malus sylvestris chromosome 5, drMalSylv7.2, whole genome shotgun sequence and encodes:
- the LOC126621085 gene encoding 60S ribosomal protein L8-3 isoform X4: MGRVIRAQRKGAGSVFKSHTHHRKGPARFRSLDFGERNGYLKGVVTEIIHDPGRGAPLARVSFRHPFRYKKQNELFVAAEGIYTGQFIYCGKKANLVVGNVLPLRSIPEGAVVCNVEHHVGDRGTLARASGDYAVVISHNPDNDTSRIKLPSGAKKIVPSGCRAMIGQVAGGGRTEKPMLKAGNAYHKFRVKRNCWPKVRGVAMNPVEHPHGGGNHQHIGHASTVRRDAPPGQKVGLIAARRTGRLRGQAAANISKADK
- the LOC126621085 gene encoding 60S ribosomal protein L8-3 isoform X2 encodes the protein MGRVIRAQRKGAGSVFKSHTHHRKGPARFRSLDFGERNGYLKGVVTEIIHDPGRGAPLARVSFRHPFRYKKQNELFVAAEGIYTGQFIYCGKKANLVVGNVLPLRSIPEGAVVCNVEHHVGDRGTLARASGDYAVVISHNPDNDTSRIKLPSGAKKIVPSGCRAMIGQVAGGGRTEKPMLKAGNAYHKFRVKRNCWPKVRGVAMNPVEHPHGGGNHQHIGHASTVRRDAPPGQKVGLIAARRTGRLRGQAAANISKADK
- the LOC126621085 gene encoding 60S ribosomal protein L8-3 isoform X5; translation: MGRVIRAQRKGAGSVFKSHTHHRKGPARFRSLDFGERNGYLKGVVTEIIHDPGRGAPLARVSFRHPFRYKKQNELFVAAEGIYTGQFIYCGKKANLVVGNVLPLRSIPEGAVVCNVEHHVGDRGTLARASGDYAVVISHNPDNDTSRIKLPSGAKKIVPSGCRAMIGQVAGGGRTEKPMLKAGNAYHKFRVKRNCWPKVRGVAMNPVEHPHGGGNHQHIGHASTVRRDAPPGQKVGLIAARRTGRLRGQAAANISKADK
- the LOC126621085 gene encoding 60S ribosomal protein L8-3 isoform X3, which encodes MGRVIRAQRKGAGSVFKSHTHHRKGPARFRSLDFGERNGYLKGVVTEIIHDPGRGAPLARVSFRHPFRYKKQNELFVAAEGIYTGQFIYCGKKANLVVGNVLPLRSIPEGAVVCNVEHHVGDRGTLARASGDYAVVISHNPDNDTSRIKLPSGAKKIVPSGCRAMIGQVAGGGRTEKPMLKAGNAYHKFRVKRNCWPKVRGVAMNPVEHPHGGGNHQHIGHASTVRRDAPPGQKVGLIAARRTGRLRGQAAANISKADK
- the LOC126621085 gene encoding 60S ribosomal protein L8-3 isoform X1; translation: MGRVIRAQRKGAGSVFKSHTHHRKGPARFRSLDFGERNGYLKGVVTEIIHDPGRGAPLARVSFRHPFRYKKQNELFVAAEGIYTGQFIYCGKKANLVVGNVLPLRSIPEGAVVCNVEHHVGDRGTLARASGDYAVVISHNPDNDTSRIKLPSGAKKIVPSGCRAMIGQVAGGGRTEKPMLKAGNAYHKFRVKRNCWPKVRGVAMNPVEHPHGGGNHQHIGHASTVRRDAPPGQKVGLIAARRTGRLRGQAAANISKADK